In Chryseobacterium camelliae, one DNA window encodes the following:
- a CDS encoding SusC/RagA family TonB-linked outer membrane protein: MKKFTTVLKIAPAFLLAGTMVHAQTKDSATKEKKIEEVVLIGYGRQKKTDLTGSITSVSSKDFNAGSSTADQLIVGKTPGVQITGNSGAPGAGSTIRVRGGSSFINNDPLIVIDGVPIDFNSLSGATNPLSLINPNDIETFDILKDASSAAIYGNRASNGVILITTKKGSSGKFRVNFNTNFSVSTKMGNVDVLNAGQFRDFVNTYGTAQQKSYLGSADTNWQDLIYQQAWGTDNNVAFSGGVKGLPYRVSLGYNEQNGIVRTNEFRRTSLGLNFSPKFFDNHLTVNGNFKGTFTENRFPDGGAIGASIYFDPTQPVYSGNSNYGGYYEWLDASNSATGLNVNGTRNPLGLLYSKRDLSSVFRVIPSLQLDYKFHFLPDLRLNITGSYDYAKSDGSVNVSRNFAQGIGTLGSYRSYSQEIKSKLFESYLNYVKNINAINTTVDIIGGYSYQDTRSITPEAPTYYGNGQKTDFSTPGDTQRTLVSFYARGIFTIADRYVINASVRRDGSSTFWNGTDKNNLWGNFPAVSLAWKINEESFLKNINTINSLKLRAGWGKTGQQETGNFYPAFGSYSYSNSSTSQYQFGSNFYTLLRPDVYNPNLVWETTTTKNIGLDFGILNNRISGSVDLFDKKSENLIARVPTWAGDLNNFNVKNVGVIENKGIEASLNFVPVKNENLTWDVNVNATKFNPKVTSLSQYVDSSYKIPVGSISGINNYIQAISVGQPLNAFYVYQQVYDANGKALEGAYIDRNGDGKITEDDKYFYKSPTPDVILGFSTKVNYKKWEISTSLRAVLGNYVYNNSASNSSIANIQANNFLSNTNTSILNTQFATTQLFSDMFIEDASFLRMDNFSVAYNAGEFMGKGTNLRVNAMSQNVFVITKYKGVDPEVFGGIDNGFYQRPKVYSVGFNFQF; the protein is encoded by the coding sequence GTGAAAAAATTTACAACAGTATTAAAAATTGCTCCGGCATTTTTACTCGCCGGTACAATGGTCCATGCACAAACAAAGGACTCAGCTACAAAAGAGAAAAAAATTGAAGAGGTAGTATTGATTGGGTACGGGCGGCAGAAGAAAACTGATTTAACGGGTTCTATTACTTCCGTATCTTCCAAAGATTTTAATGCCGGGTCTTCTACAGCAGATCAGTTAATTGTCGGAAAAACGCCGGGTGTACAAATTACCGGGAATAGCGGAGCTCCAGGAGCCGGATCTACCATCAGGGTGAGAGGTGGTTCATCATTTATTAATAACGATCCTTTGATAGTTATTGACGGAGTACCCATTGATTTCAATAGTTTAAGCGGTGCAACAAATCCTTTATCCCTTATTAACCCTAACGATATTGAAACATTTGATATCCTAAAGGATGCATCTTCTGCAGCAATATACGGAAACAGAGCTTCCAATGGTGTTATTTTGATTACAACTAAAAAAGGTTCATCAGGAAAATTCAGAGTAAATTTTAATACCAATTTCTCTGTTTCTACCAAAATGGGAAATGTTGATGTGCTTAATGCAGGGCAATTCAGAGATTTTGTTAATACATACGGTACTGCGCAGCAAAAATCTTATTTAGGCTCTGCTGATACAAACTGGCAGGATCTGATTTATCAACAGGCTTGGGGAACCGATAATAATGTAGCTTTTTCGGGTGGTGTGAAAGGTTTGCCTTACAGAGTCTCTTTAGGCTATAATGAGCAAAATGGTATTGTAAGAACCAATGAATTTAGAAGAACGTCCTTAGGTCTAAACTTTTCTCCAAAATTTTTTGATAACCACTTAACTGTTAATGGTAATTTCAAAGGTACCTTCACTGAAAACAGATTTCCTGATGGAGGAGCGATAGGTGCTTCCATTTATTTTGACCCTACACAACCTGTATATTCAGGAAATTCAAACTATGGAGGATATTATGAATGGCTGGATGCTTCGAATTCTGCAACAGGATTAAATGTTAACGGAACAAGAAATCCATTAGGGTTATTGTACAGTAAGAGAGATTTATCTTCCGTATTCAGAGTTATTCCCAGTTTGCAATTAGACTATAAGTTTCATTTTTTACCTGATTTAAGATTAAATATAACAGGGTCTTATGATTATGCAAAAAGTGATGGTTCAGTTAATGTTTCCAGAAATTTTGCTCAGGGAATTGGTACTTTGGGATCCTACCGTTCTTATTCTCAGGAAATAAAAAGTAAATTGTTCGAGTCCTATTTGAATTATGTAAAAAACATCAATGCAATTAATACTACTGTAGATATCATTGGTGGATATTCTTATCAGGATACGCGATCCATTACTCCTGAGGCACCCACATATTATGGGAATGGACAGAAAACCGACTTTTCAACACCGGGTGATACTCAGAGAACTTTAGTCTCTTTTTATGCAAGGGGTATATTCACTATTGCTGACCGATATGTGATCAATGCATCAGTAAGAAGGGACGGATCTTCCACATTCTGGAACGGAACAGATAAAAATAATTTATGGGGCAACTTTCCGGCGGTGTCCCTTGCATGGAAAATTAATGAGGAAAGCTTCCTGAAGAATATTAACACCATCAATTCTTTGAAGTTAAGAGCTGGCTGGGGAAAAACGGGACAACAGGAAACAGGTAATTTTTATCCTGCTTTCGGATCTTATTCTTATAGTAACAGCAGTACTTCACAGTACCAATTCGGAAGTAATTTTTATACTTTGCTTCGTCCTGATGTATATAATCCAAATTTGGTTTGGGAAACAACTACTACAAAGAATATAGGTCTTGATTTTGGTATCCTGAACAATAGAATTAGCGGTTCAGTTGACCTATTTGATAAAAAGTCTGAAAACTTGATTGCCAGAGTACCTACTTGGGCCGGAGATTTAAATAACTTCAATGTTAAAAATGTAGGTGTAATAGAAAATAAAGGTATTGAAGCCAGTTTGAATTTTGTTCCGGTAAAAAATGAAAATCTTACCTGGGACGTAAATGTAAATGCCACTAAATTTAATCCTAAAGTTACCAGTCTTTCACAATATGTGGATTCTTCTTACAAAATTCCTGTAGGATCTATCTCAGGTATTAATAACTATATCCAAGCCATTAGTGTAGGTCAGCCGTTGAATGCATTTTATGTCTATCAACAGGTGTATGATGCTAATGGAAAAGCACTGGAAGGTGCTTATATAGATAGAAATGGGGATGGGAAAATTACAGAAGATGATAAATATTTTTATAAATCTCCGACGCCTGATGTAATTTTAGGTTTTTCAACTAAAGTCAACTATAAAAAGTGGGAAATCTCCACATCATTAAGAGCTGTACTGGGTAATTATGTTTATAACAATTCAGCTTCCAACAGTTCTATAGCTAATATTCAGGCCAATAACTTTTTGAGCAATACCAATACAAGTATTCTAAATACTCAATTTGCCACGACACAACTATTCTCCGATATGTTTATTGAAGATGCATCATTCCTGAGAATGGATAATTTCAGCGTTGCATATAATGCAGGAGAGTTTATGGGTAAAGGGACCAATTTAAGAGTCAATGCAATGTCTCAGAATGTATTTGTAATTACTAAATATAAAGGGGTAGACCCTGAGGTTTTCGGAGGAATTGATAATGGATTCTATCAGAGACCAAAGGTGTATTCAGTAGGCTTTAACTTCCAATTTTAA